One Sporocytophaga myxococcoides DNA segment encodes these proteins:
- a CDS encoding pyridoxal phosphate-dependent decarboxylase family protein has protein sequence MQDLIQPGIQKISIPAEPTTDYFLKDIFYENTAADYQKAMLSAIQVTEKFLENTKKPFSGISPPSLGELFGKVDFDKPLKNYRQLEEEINRLYVDHATAFHLPKYIAHLNCPVVIPALWAEVLISAINSSQDTWDQSAGGTLMERKLIDWTAEQIGYNYSADGVFTAGGSQSNLMGLLLARDNYANTHLRHNIKINGNPKEASKFRIFVSDKSHFSNQKNASLMGLGEQALVRIPTDPRFRMQVSALNHAIEKEMEFGNIPIAIVATAATTDFGNVDPLYEIGNIAHKYNLWLHVDAAYGCGLLLSDRYRHLLNGIEFSDSVTIDYHKSFFQPISSSAIIVRNKCSLDIIRHHADYLNPQEQDYEEHPAQINKTITQSTRRFDALKLWCTLRLMGREKLGSYIDKVIETTEQAAQVIESDPEFELLCHSDFSVLVFRYVPENISPEKVCDLNQKIKKTLFNSGEVLLACTKVNGKFYLKFTILNPITSMNDIREILESIRNHANKRNV, from the coding sequence ATGCAAGATCTAATTCAACCAGGAATTCAGAAGATCAGTATTCCTGCAGAGCCAACTACTGACTATTTTCTAAAGGATATATTTTATGAGAATACTGCTGCTGATTACCAAAAAGCAATGCTATCAGCCATTCAGGTAACGGAAAAGTTTCTTGAAAATACTAAGAAACCTTTTAGCGGTATATCTCCGCCAAGCTTAGGAGAACTGTTTGGTAAAGTTGATTTTGACAAGCCATTGAAGAATTATCGGCAGTTGGAAGAAGAGATTAACAGACTTTATGTAGATCATGCTACAGCATTTCATTTGCCCAAATACATTGCGCACTTAAACTGTCCGGTAGTTATACCTGCATTATGGGCAGAGGTACTGATCAGCGCAATCAATTCATCACAAGACACATGGGATCAAAGTGCAGGAGGTACTTTAATGGAAAGAAAGCTGATAGACTGGACTGCAGAGCAGATAGGATATAACTATAGTGCAGACGGGGTATTTACCGCTGGTGGTTCACAAAGCAATCTTATGGGGCTTTTGTTGGCCCGTGACAATTATGCGAACACTCATCTGAGGCATAATATTAAAATTAATGGAAATCCTAAAGAAGCTTCTAAATTCAGAATTTTTGTTTCTGACAAATCACACTTCAGTAATCAGAAAAATGCATCCCTGATGGGGTTGGGCGAGCAGGCTCTTGTCAGGATTCCGACAGATCCTCGTTTCAGAATGCAGGTATCTGCACTAAATCATGCCATCGAAAAAGAAATGGAGTTTGGAAATATTCCAATTGCTATTGTTGCCACTGCAGCTACAACAGACTTTGGGAATGTAGATCCGTTATATGAAATTGGTAATATTGCTCATAAATATAATCTCTGGTTGCATGTTGATGCTGCTTATGGCTGCGGATTGCTCCTTTCAGACAGGTACAGACATTTGCTAAACGGAATAGAATTTAGCGATTCAGTAACGATAGATTATCACAAATCTTTTTTTCAGCCAATCAGCAGCAGTGCCATTATAGTTAGAAATAAGTGTAGCCTTGATATTATCAGACATCATGCAGATTATCTCAATCCACAGGAACAGGATTATGAGGAGCATCCGGCCCAGATCAATAAAACAATAACTCAGTCGACCAGGAGATTTGATGCCCTGAAACTTTGGTGTACCCTCAGGCTTATGGGCAGAGAAAAACTGGGTAGCTATATAGACAAAGTCATAGAGACAACAGAGCAGGCTGCTCAGGTCATAGAATCAGATCCTGAATTTGAGCTCCTCTGTCATTCGGATTTCAGTGTCCTGGTTTTTCGCTATGTGCCTGAAAATATATCTCCGGAGAAAGTCTGTGATCTTAACCAGAAAATAAAAAAGACATTATTTAATAGTGGAGAGGTATTGTTGGCGTGCACAAAAGTAAACGGAAAGTTTTATCTCAAATTCACCATACTTAACCCTATAACATCCATGAATGACATTAGGGAAATACTTGAATCAATCAGGAATCATGCAAACAAGAGAAACGTATAA
- a CDS encoding MATE family efflux transporter — MLLKLRSYANLFKIALLGNEKNFTTGSVNRATFLLALPSMLELVMESLFVMVNLLFVSSIGNQAITLAGITNSVILILYSIPTGLSIAATAIISRRIGEKKPEEAGLVAIQVIALTILISGMFSLLIIGFEKPILTIAGANTAMFQAGGSYTTLMFCSLIFMFIRTLMNGIFRGTGNAAMSMRSLTISNLLNVIFCGLFVFGLGAIPALGLTGIGLAALIANVLSVGYQFWYFAFREKRISIGRQQLKLSITIMSKLVTLAFAGIVQYLVPSLSRFLMVVIVARLGESVLAGYIIANRVIMFTVLPAWGIANAAGILTGQNLGAGQPDRAEESVWKAGLFNFLFLGFTGFVVLFFCKLIVGWFTNDAVIAGYSVQYLQFMVIAYFFFGYTMVIAKSLNASGKVNTVTLLYIIMFLIIQLPLAYLLAIVLNWGATGIFVGIAFSEIVLTIGCIFVFKTGKWKLSKL; from the coding sequence GTGTTACTAAAACTGAGATCGTACGCCAATTTATTTAAAATTGCTCTTCTGGGAAATGAAAAGAACTTTACCACAGGAAGTGTAAACAGGGCGACTTTCCTCCTTGCTCTGCCGTCTATGCTGGAACTGGTCATGGAGTCGCTTTTTGTAATGGTAAATCTGTTGTTCGTTAGTAGTATAGGTAATCAGGCGATCACGCTTGCAGGAATCACTAATTCTGTTATACTTATCCTTTACTCTATACCGACAGGGCTGAGCATAGCGGCAACAGCTATAATTTCCAGACGTATCGGTGAGAAAAAACCGGAAGAAGCAGGCTTGGTGGCGATTCAGGTAATCGCTTTGACCATATTAATCTCTGGCATGTTTTCCTTATTGATAATCGGGTTTGAAAAACCTATCCTTACAATTGCCGGTGCTAATACTGCTATGTTTCAGGCAGGAGGTAGTTATACTACCTTAATGTTCTGTTCACTCATCTTCATGTTCATACGTACACTCATGAATGGAATCTTTCGGGGGACGGGAAACGCTGCCATGTCTATGCGATCGCTGACTATTTCAAATCTCCTGAATGTAATCTTTTGTGGATTGTTTGTATTTGGTTTGGGTGCAATACCGGCATTGGGACTTACCGGTATAGGATTGGCTGCTCTGATAGCCAATGTACTAAGTGTTGGATATCAGTTTTGGTATTTTGCTTTTCGGGAAAAACGGATTTCAATAGGAAGGCAACAGTTAAAACTTTCTATTACAATTATGTCTAAACTGGTCACTTTGGCATTTGCGGGAATTGTGCAGTATTTGGTGCCTTCGCTAAGTCGATTTCTTATGGTTGTAATTGTAGCCAGATTGGGTGAAAGTGTCCTCGCAGGCTATATCATTGCTAATCGAGTGATCATGTTTACTGTATTACCTGCCTGGGGTATTGCCAATGCAGCCGGAATATTAACAGGACAGAATTTGGGAGCGGGTCAGCCGGACCGGGCAGAAGAGTCCGTATGGAAAGCTGGATTGTTTAATTTTTTGTTTCTGGGTTTTACAGGTTTTGTAGTTTTATTCTTTTGCAAACTAATTGTAGGCTGGTTTACCAATGACGCAGTGATAGCTGGTTATTCTGTTCAATACCTTCAATTTATGGTTATAGCCTACTTTTTCTTTGGTTATACCATGGTAATCGCCAAATCATTGAATGCTTCGGGGAAGGTAAATACAGTTACATTGTTATATATAATCATGTTCCTAATTATCCAATTGCCGTTGGCATACCTCTTGGCTATTGTTCTGAACTGGGGTGCAACAGGAATCTTCGTCGGAATTGCTTTTTCAGAAATTGTACTGACTATAGGTTGTATCTTTGTATTCAAGACAGGAAAGTGGAAGCTAAGTAAACTGTGA
- a CDS encoding acyl carrier protein: MSTEEKLKAAFSRALAIPGRIVTEDLSYQSIPEWDSLGHLTLIEEIECTFDININTNDVLALTSYADAKKMLAQYNIDLKN, from the coding sequence ATGAGTACGGAAGAAAAACTAAAGGCTGCATTCTCAAGAGCACTTGCGATTCCTGGAAGAATTGTCACGGAAGACCTCTCTTATCAGAGCATACCTGAATGGGATTCTCTCGGTCATCTGACTTTGATAGAAGAAATAGAATGTACGTTTGATATCAATATCAATACGAATGATGTTCTTGCTCTTACGAGTTATGCTGATGCAAAAAAGATGCTGGCCCAATATAATATAGATTTAAAGAACTAA
- a CDS encoding lysine N(6)-hydroxylase/L-ornithine N(5)-oxygenase family protein, whose protein sequence is MKKESTIYNLIGIGIGPFNLGLAALLQPVKELSSIFFDGVSEFNWHPGLMLDSATLQNPFMGTDLVTMADPKSRFSFLNYLKENDRLYKFFIRENFFILRKEYNSYCKWVALQLDNCRFGHQVISVIYDKGLYILSVKNMSTGKEEEYITKKLVLGTGTQPNIPDFANRQQLPKVLHTSQYQFRKSEILNSTSVSIIGSGQSAAEIFSDLLPELESGLKINWFTRSERYFPLEYSKLTLELTSPEYVDYFYHLSSEKRRQILNAQNGLYKGINFDLISSIFDKLYEMSVDNTELPAFLRTNCRLNSISSTLKGSNLLEFTEVHQQRNFTSESDYVILATGYKYNEPACIEGIQSRIMRTSENLLNVSRNYTVDINNNEIFVQNAELHSHGFVSPDLGMGAYRNSRIINTIAGKEIYRVEKRIAFQEFGVPVNSEEKFQEGESIKNLAESL, encoded by the coding sequence ATGAAAAAAGAATCTACTATATATAATTTAATCGGCATTGGCATTGGTCCTTTTAACCTTGGGCTGGCAGCACTTTTGCAACCTGTAAAGGAATTGTCTTCAATCTTTTTCGATGGAGTTAGTGAGTTTAACTGGCATCCTGGTCTTATGCTGGACAGTGCCACTTTGCAAAACCCCTTCATGGGAACAGATCTGGTTACTATGGCAGATCCTAAAAGCAGGTTCAGTTTTTTAAACTATCTAAAAGAAAATGACAGGTTATATAAATTTTTTATCAGAGAGAATTTTTTTATTCTCCGGAAAGAGTATAACAGCTATTGTAAATGGGTGGCGTTACAGCTTGATAACTGTCGGTTCGGGCACCAGGTTATATCCGTCATTTATGATAAAGGTCTTTACATTCTGAGTGTCAAAAATATGAGCACAGGAAAAGAAGAAGAGTATATCACAAAGAAACTGGTTTTGGGAACAGGCACTCAACCTAATATTCCTGATTTTGCAAATCGTCAACAGTTACCAAAAGTACTTCACACATCTCAATACCAATTTCGCAAGTCTGAGATTCTTAATAGCACTTCTGTAAGCATAATTGGATCAGGCCAAAGCGCAGCAGAGATCTTTTCCGATCTGCTTCCGGAGCTGGAAAGCGGATTAAAAATTAACTGGTTTACCAGGTCTGAAAGATATTTTCCATTGGAATATTCAAAACTAACACTTGAGCTTACCTCACCAGAGTATGTAGATTATTTCTATCACTTATCTTCGGAAAAGCGCAGGCAAATATTAAATGCTCAGAATGGATTGTATAAGGGAATTAATTTTGATCTTATTTCGAGCATCTTTGACAAGCTATATGAAATGTCTGTGGACAATACAGAACTACCGGCATTTTTACGTACCAATTGCAGATTAAATTCCATATCATCTACCCTTAAAGGCAGTAACCTTCTTGAGTTTACTGAGGTTCATCAGCAAAGAAATTTCACATCGGAAAGTGATTATGTCATTCTTGCTACCGGATATAAATACAATGAGCCTGCATGCATTGAAGGCATACAAAGCAGAATAATGAGAACTTCTGAAAATCTTCTGAATGTGAGCAGGAACTATACTGTCGATATCAATAACAATGAAATTTTTGTCCAGAATGCCGAGCTACATTCGCATGGTTTTGTAAGCCCGGATCTGGGAATGGGTGCCTATCGTAACTCGAGAATTATTAATACTATTGCTGGAAAAGAGATTTACAGAGTAGAAAAACGGATTGCATTCCAGGAATTCGGAGTACCGGTGAATTCAGAAGAAAAATTCCAAGAGGGCGAATCTATAAAAAATCTTGCCGAATCATTGTAA
- a CDS encoding GNAT family N-acetyltransferase: MQTRETYKSAQQAAQEISFTILINNCFRELQNASFYIGAPKYDEELAAFIRKSGKELHLQMRFSSVNIDVFIPVLYRSACNLQHVYDFPVFERNNSSSKIISIDIFRFMEIVVSECNVKYPDSDKKNILRRLRNSISNMTTFLNFFSEEKIQVNKTFQTFIESEQNLVTGHSFHPLTKSREGFSDGDLLKYSPETSERFQVHYFLAHPSIVLERSTAAHLFSKLLREDLMTYIPQDHKTFKVITKNSDWKPVPVHPWEAGYLNTLSEVREMQELGLLIDIGLWGPLYTATSSVRTVYNENTPWMLKFSLHVKITSAERVNHLSEMHRGYDFSRLMQEAFGKGLQEQHPDIEFLYDPGFISVNYNGHNIAGFNTSFRNNPFIGNRANTNIGLLASLCQDEVLGQAARIASIIEKAAEVMKSSVPFAAKTWFDKYLDMILPATVTMFETYGFICELHQQNILIEMGNDYLPQKLYLRDNQSYLFRKTKKDYLCSIIPELRNNEDNFQNEISLLDLLSHFLITSNIAALIQAFGKNELVPESELIEIFYQKTYQMHLDNPGKITDYLLTRKQWCIKGNLLTAIRNIDAGTATASVVYLKTPNILHYRYISTDLLFPDPKKEVFSKYFPEEDINVSLRPVDPDHDIEMLHEWFHREHTLKIWRMNWSLNKLEQYYRKNHAGNHMYSYIGMINGEPTFNIEVYRAVADLVGDYYEVLPDDYGTHFMIATTDKSKKHPVLCMRAILDWLFNDSKVGRLVGEGSVESMAALINKAQVGFRLQKVIEMPHKKAHLNICYREWYREKFPDSVFNSDKQLLTSKLSILS; encoded by the coding sequence ATGCAAACAAGAGAAACGTATAAATCAGCACAGCAGGCAGCGCAAGAGATAAGTTTTACAATACTTATCAACAATTGCTTTCGAGAACTTCAGAATGCCTCGTTTTATATTGGTGCTCCTAAGTATGATGAGGAACTTGCTGCTTTCATTCGTAAGTCAGGTAAGGAGCTTCATCTTCAAATGCGCTTTTCATCTGTCAATATAGATGTTTTTATTCCTGTTCTTTATCGCTCGGCTTGTAACTTACAACATGTCTATGATTTTCCTGTATTTGAAAGAAATAACAGCTCCAGTAAAATTATTAGTATAGATATTTTCAGGTTTATGGAAATTGTCGTTTCTGAATGCAATGTCAAATATCCTGACTCGGACAAAAAGAATATATTAAGACGTTTGCGAAACAGTATTAGCAATATGACCACTTTCCTGAATTTTTTCAGTGAAGAAAAGATACAAGTCAATAAAACGTTTCAGACTTTTATTGAATCTGAACAGAACCTTGTAACCGGCCATAGTTTTCATCCCCTAACAAAAAGCAGAGAAGGCTTTTCAGATGGAGATCTGTTAAAGTATAGCCCTGAAACCAGTGAACGCTTTCAGGTACATTATTTTCTTGCGCATCCAAGCATTGTATTGGAAAGGAGTACTGCAGCACACCTATTTTCAAAATTACTGAGAGAAGATCTCATGACTTACATACCCCAGGATCATAAGACGTTTAAAGTAATTACTAAAAATTCTGATTGGAAACCTGTACCAGTACATCCATGGGAAGCAGGGTATTTAAATACTCTGTCTGAAGTACGGGAAATGCAGGAGTTAGGATTGCTCATTGATATAGGTTTATGGGGGCCATTGTACACTGCGACTTCATCGGTAAGAACTGTTTACAATGAAAACACCCCCTGGATGCTCAAGTTTTCTCTTCATGTAAAGATTACCAGTGCTGAGCGTGTAAATCATCTGAGTGAAATGCATCGCGGATATGATTTCAGCAGACTGATGCAAGAGGCCTTTGGTAAAGGTCTACAAGAACAGCATCCTGACATTGAATTTCTCTATGATCCGGGGTTCATTTCAGTGAATTACAATGGGCATAATATAGCTGGATTCAATACCTCATTCAGGAACAATCCATTCATAGGAAACAGGGCAAATACCAATATTGGATTACTGGCATCTTTGTGCCAGGATGAGGTCTTAGGGCAAGCTGCCAGAATTGCATCGATCATTGAAAAAGCTGCTGAGGTGATGAAAAGCTCTGTTCCCTTTGCTGCAAAGACCTGGTTTGACAAATATCTTGATATGATATTGCCAGCCACTGTTACTATGTTTGAGACTTACGGTTTTATCTGTGAGTTACATCAACAGAATATACTCATTGAAATGGGTAATGATTATTTACCACAGAAATTATATCTGCGCGATAATCAGAGTTATCTGTTCAGAAAAACAAAGAAGGACTATTTATGCTCAATAATTCCGGAACTGCGCAACAATGAAGACAACTTTCAAAATGAAATCTCCCTGCTTGATCTCTTGTCTCATTTTTTGATAACCAGTAATATTGCTGCGTTAATTCAAGCATTCGGGAAAAATGAACTAGTTCCGGAATCAGAGCTGATAGAGATTTTTTATCAGAAGACTTATCAGATGCATCTTGATAATCCGGGTAAAATAACAGATTATCTCTTAACCAGAAAGCAATGGTGCATTAAAGGTAATTTGTTAACTGCTATCAGAAATATTGATGCGGGAACAGCTACAGCATCGGTAGTGTATTTAAAGACGCCGAACATTCTTCATTACAGGTATATTTCCACTGATCTATTATTCCCGGACCCAAAGAAAGAGGTGTTTAGCAAATATTTTCCAGAAGAAGATATTAACGTCAGTTTACGTCCTGTTGATCCTGATCATGATATTGAAATGCTGCATGAATGGTTTCACCGTGAGCATACGCTGAAGATCTGGCGAATGAACTGGTCTTTGAACAAGCTTGAACAGTATTACAGAAAAAACCATGCAGGTAATCATATGTATAGTTATATCGGCATGATAAACGGTGAACCTACTTTCAATATAGAAGTATACAGGGCTGTCGCTGATCTTGTCGGTGATTATTATGAAGTGCTACCGGATGATTATGGTACCCATTTTATGATTGCTACCACTGACAAAAGCAAAAAGCATCCAGTCCTCTGTATGCGTGCAATCCTTGACTGGTTATTTAATGATTCCAAAGTTGGAAGACTTGTTGGAGAAGGATCGGTAGAATCAATGGCTGCTTTGATAAATAAGGCCCAGGTGGGATTCAGGCTTCAAAAGGTTATTGAAATGCCACATAAAAAAGCTCATTTGAATATATGTTACAGGGAGTGGTATCGTGAAAAATTTCCTGATTCTGTATTCAATTCTGATAAACAACTTTTAACATCCAAACTTTCAATACTATCATGA
- a CDS encoding AMP-binding protein: protein MGNQNLYKVILENKNLRYIDGATGKLYKADDFHDSLNLNGVKSLAFLYLDNTIQSVEVLLNFLRSDHVIVLLSPGIAEYLKIQLENRYSPVYIYDMSRNVISGYKVAEYGERINLHIGINPVNYEIHHNLKYLLSTSGSTGSPKFVKLSEKNLLSNALSIVDYLPILEDDVVPLNLPLFYSYGLSVFTSNSIAGGCILCIEKDILQKDFWYDFDYYSCSSLAGVPINYEILNRIGFCSRNYPSLRYLTQAGGKLSDGLIRNFGQYAEHYGVKFYVMYGQTEAAARIAYLHPDDILRKTGSIGNAIKGGSLSLDPDTNEVLYEGPNVFGGYASCPEDLKTFDTNKLLRTGDIGRCDDEGYFYITGRLKRFIKLSGHRINLDEIEGFLKRELGNISVACHGVGDKFLYIVHSEPHVSEECITQLLSHRLHLHPRTIRVSYVDAIPLTANGKNDYRAIESILV from the coding sequence ATGGGGAATCAGAATTTATATAAGGTTATACTTGAAAATAAGAACCTCAGGTATATAGACGGAGCAACTGGTAAGTTATACAAGGCAGATGATTTTCATGATTCATTGAATCTTAATGGAGTTAAAAGCCTTGCCTTTCTCTATCTGGACAATACAATCCAATCAGTGGAAGTGTTGCTTAATTTTCTTCGTTCAGATCATGTAATTGTATTGTTAAGCCCCGGAATTGCTGAGTATCTTAAGATACAACTGGAAAACAGATATTCTCCCGTGTATATCTATGACATGTCCAGGAACGTTATCTCCGGTTATAAGGTAGCTGAGTATGGGGAAAGAATTAATCTTCATATTGGTATAAATCCGGTGAATTATGAGATACATCATAATCTGAAATATCTTTTGAGTACATCAGGTTCCACAGGATCTCCAAAATTTGTAAAGCTTTCTGAAAAGAACCTTCTTTCAAATGCATTGTCAATTGTTGATTACCTTCCTATACTGGAGGATGATGTAGTTCCTTTAAATTTGCCATTGTTCTATTCCTATGGTTTATCCGTATTTACGAGCAACTCTATTGCTGGAGGTTGTATCCTATGCATCGAGAAGGATATACTGCAAAAAGATTTCTGGTATGACTTTGACTACTATAGTTGTTCATCTTTAGCAGGAGTCCCCATTAACTATGAGATCTTAAACAGAATAGGATTCTGTTCCAGGAATTACCCTTCATTGCGCTATCTTACGCAGGCTGGGGGTAAGTTAAGTGATGGGCTGATACGAAATTTTGGACAGTATGCAGAACATTATGGGGTAAAGTTTTATGTTATGTACGGACAAACTGAAGCTGCGGCCCGCATTGCCTATTTACACCCTGATGATATACTAAGAAAGACAGGATCAATAGGAAATGCTATAAAAGGAGGTTCCTTGAGTCTGGATCCTGATACAAATGAAGTATTGTATGAGGGGCCAAATGTTTTTGGAGGGTATGCTTCTTGTCCTGAAGATTTGAAGACATTTGATACTAACAAATTATTGAGAACCGGAGATATTGGCCGGTGTGATGACGAAGGATATTTTTATATCACAGGCCGGTTGAAACGATTCATAAAGCTTTCAGGACATCGAATTAATCTTGACGAAATTGAAGGCTTCCTGAAAAGAGAGCTTGGAAATATATCAGTAGCTTGTCATGGAGTTGGAGATAAATTCCTGTATATAGTTCATAGTGAACCTCACGTATCAGAAGAGTGTATTACCCAGCTTCTGTCTCACAGACTGCATTTACATCCCCGAACAATCCGAGTGAGCTATGTAGACGCAATACCTTTGACTGCAAATGGAAAAAATGATTACAGAGCAATAGAATCAATCTTAGTTTAA
- a CDS encoding LuxR C-terminal-related transcriptional regulator codes for MEMVIKDKTKIIIADSQPVFREGIKKILEGDGESRFLIEEVGNTHEFNYTAVEFCPDILIIDYNSQFFELNEIKRILNMLHNCRVIVLAAHDKKGDIIKLLDLNVYCYLMKDCGKRDILKAVTSAIQGEKFFCPLIVDIILADRHRMESNIDLTTTSLTIREREIIKQISIGKTNKEIGDTLNISPHTVHTHRKNIMKKLQLHSAVELCNYAIQSGIIAQA; via the coding sequence ATGGAAATGGTAATTAAAGATAAGACGAAAATTATAATAGCTGATTCGCAACCGGTTTTTAGAGAAGGAATCAAAAAGATTCTTGAAGGGGATGGTGAGTCAAGATTTCTTATAGAGGAAGTCGGTAACACACATGAATTCAATTATACAGCAGTAGAATTTTGTCCGGACATTTTGATCATAGATTATAATTCTCAGTTTTTTGAATTGAATGAAATTAAGAGAATACTCAATATGTTGCATAATTGCAGAGTTATTGTGCTTGCAGCACATGACAAAAAGGGTGATATAATAAAATTGCTTGATCTGAATGTCTATTGTTATCTTATGAAAGATTGTGGAAAAAGAGATATTTTAAAAGCTGTAACTTCTGCAATTCAGGGAGAAAAGTTTTTTTGCCCTCTTATTGTAGATATCATCCTTGCGGACAGGCATAGGATGGAGAGTAATATTGATTTAACAACAACATCCCTAACAATAAGAGAGAGGGAGATAATCAAACAGATTAGTATTGGGAAGACTAATAAAGAGATTGGGGATACATTAAATATTAGCCCTCATACGGTACATACCCATAGAAAGAATATAATGAAAAAGCTGCAATTACATTCCGCAGTTGAATTATGTAATTATGCAATTCAATCCGGCATAATTGCACAGGCATAA